The Setaria viridis chromosome 6, Setaria_viridis_v4.0, whole genome shotgun sequence genome contains a region encoding:
- the LOC117862129 gene encoding chorismate mutase 2, cytosolic encodes MAARAICTAMVCTTALLLAVVSPSAGLSLDTVREFLTREEDAIVFSLIERAKYPLNRPAYDPIHLGDGAGPGRHLNASFAELFIRESEAVQSKAGRYQSLQEIPFFAYRVPFTLAPPYNFTRELYPAAAFINVNDAIWSMYFNELLPLLAKNGDDGNYASTVDSDLACLQVLSRRINYGRYVAEVKFRGDQQTYTSLIQAKDRDALMKLLTSEAQEDVVKRRVEKKAIVFGQSITSDGPIETGVSNSSGTNFKVDPSVVYKLYDQLVIPLTKQVEVEYLLHRLD; translated from the exons ATGGCTGCGCGCGCGATTTGCACGGCGATGGTCTGCACcacggcgctgctgctggccgtCGTGTCGCCGTCCGCCGGGCTTAGCCTGGACACGGTGAGGGAGTTCCTGacgcgggaggaggacgccataGTCTTCAGCCTCATCGAGAGGGCAAAGTACCCGCTCAACCGGCCGGCCTACGACCCCATCcacctcggcgacggcgccggcccTGGCCGCCACCTCAACGCCTCTTTCGCCGAGCTCTTCATCCGCGAGTCCGAGGCCGTCCAATCCAAG GCCGGAAGGTACCAAAGTCTACAAGAGATTCCATTCTTCGCTTACAGAGTTCCTTTCACTCTTGCACCTCCATACAACTTCACACGC GAGTTGTATCCTGCGGCTGCCTTTATCAATGTCAATGATGCCATTTGGAGCATGTACTTCAATGAGCTGCTCCCTCTGCTGGCTAAAAATGGTGATGATGGCAACTATGCCTCGACTGTAGATTCAGATCTTGCATGTCTTCAG GTGCTTTCAAGAAGGATCAACTATGGCAGGTATGTGGCAGAAGTGAAGTTCAGAGGTGACCAGCAGACCTACACCAGTTTAATTCAGGCCAAG GACAGAGATGCTCTGATGAAACTATTGACATCTGAAGCCCAGGAAGATGTGGTAAAGAGAAGGGTAGAGAAGAAGGCCATAGTGTTTGGCCAAAGCATAACATCAGATGGACCAATAGAAACTGGTGTCAGCAACAGCAGTGGAACCAATTTCAAAGTTGACCCTTCGGTTGTTTATAAACTGTATGACCAATTAGTGATTCCGTTGACTAAACAAGTGGAGGTCGAGTACCTTCTACATCGTCTTGATTGA
- the LOC117862128 gene encoding uncharacterized protein, giving the protein MEIARRAAATDCLDDAYLLPDHSPSHGRMSVDALRREFVKESILQEIILAELAERRELEPEVRRELGLEHAGPLSLGTRPGLQLTASSHHDTSPVRQGAQLHLHMPVLPEPCLVEGVMTPGGVLVPRVSVKDRIDEWYRTPWNKGFADEDMLIDWARLPKKTFSGVKRKRTAETSTSNKKRSSEKWICSLCHVNTYSEVSFEEHCAGYRHQSNLAEFEWTKEAAGAKRISTAEASIGMQHNPTAWNCSICQVKCSGELDLNNHLKGRRHQENAEVLWGESKESEGKSGFKEVELYEKKEVQLVNMDQRPTSRWNCSICKANCTSESDLESHLRGRRHEQTVKAQSIQGTRRPARQSASHLGGKNLQAVLSAYNWDAVANIVAKDDVAI; this is encoded by the exons ATGGAGatcgcccgccgcgccgccgcgacggacTGCCTGGACGACGCCTACCTCCTCCCCGACCATTCTCCCTCGCACG GCAGAATGTCGGTGGACGCGCTCCGGCGGGAGTTTGTGAAGGAGAGCATCCTCCAGGAGATCATCCTGGCCGAACTGGCCGAGCGGCGGGAGTTGGAGCCCGAGGTGCGGCGCGAGCTCGGGCTGGAGCACGCCGGTCCCCTGTCCCTGGGCACCCGTCCCGGGCTCCAGCTGACCGCGTCGTCCCACCATGACACATCCCCTGTGCGGCAAGGGGCTCAGCTCCACCTCCACATGCCAGTGTTGCCAGAACCTTGCTTGGTGGAGGGTGTGATGACACCCGGAGGCGTGCTGGTGCCCAGAGTCTCTGTTAAGGATCGCATTGATGAATGGTATCGGACTCCATGGAACAAAGGGTTTGCAGACGAGGATATGTTGATTGACTGG GCTAGGCTGCCTAAGAAGACATTCTCTGGGGTGAAGAGGAAAAGGACTGCTGAAACGTCAACATCAAACAAGAAAAGATCATCTGAGAAATGGATTTGTTCTCTCTGCCACGTGAATACATACAGTGAAGTCTCTTTCGAGGAGCATTGTGCTGGCTACCGGCACCAGTCAAATTTAGCAGAGTTTGAATGGACTAAGGAAGCTGCTGGAGCAAAGAGGATATCAACAGCAGAGGCTAGCATTGGCATGCAGCACAATCCAACTGCATGGAATTGCAGCATTTGCCAAGTTAAGTGTTCAGGCGAGTTGGACCTAAATAATCACCTAAAGGGCAGGAGGCACCAAGAAAATGCAGAAGTTTTATGGGGAGAAAGCAAGGAAAGTGAAGGAAAAAGTGGGTTCAAGGAAGTTGAGCTGTATGAAAAGAAAGAGGTACAGCTTGTTAACATGGACCAAAGACCCACCTCAAGATGGAATTGTAGCATCTGCAAGGCTAACTGTACATCTGAGTCTGACTTGGAGAGCCACCTACGTGGCAGAAGGCACGAGCAGACTGTCAAAGCACAATCCATACAAGGCACCAGGCGACCAGCACGACAGTCAGCCTCACATCTTGGTGGGAAGAACTTGCAGGCAGTGCTCAGTGCATATAATTGGGATGCAGTTGCAAACATAGTTGCTAAAGACGATGTTGCAATTTGA